A region from the Thermoplasmatales archaeon genome encodes:
- a CDS encoding serine/threonine protein kinase — protein sequence MPSTHGKKQDNASDPAFTVNYKEDVETDKPQVVSIKTRENVRKVEVAILYPNGQAKMYRSRIRDGEGKIELSVPMPGKFLSSVAVYGNGGIRYMKDFSFTGSRPADGAVETVSAVNPNLDRIRNRAIKLPENFHADTVRAWPNSTGYTQALQNLAFSISDSYQDLKGGKLIRNPNVKIPSFIFGSGNFGTVFKISCDSRDYALKCFTRAAFDLAERYYFISSYLSGLSLPMLVGFNYLTSAVRTISKSGQYYPVLKMDWIEGTSLNSYIESNYSSQPKMKKLADEFLNTMITLHDYGIAHGDLSGDNILVDDSGKLTLIDYDGMYVPPFNSRIAPEKGHEHFQHPGRGNHYSEDLDNFSVLVIYLSLYGISRNPELWKYNGSDGDKLILSSGDFLKPDESGVINDLKAIGGRTRKLVNLLLEALNRDPLWKGTEPSRIRSLK from the coding sequence ATGCCCTCTACTCATGGAAAGAAACAGGATAATGCTTCGGACCCTGCATTCACGGTCAACTACAAGGAAGACGTGGAGACAGACAAGCCACAGGTTGTGTCGATAAAGACCAGGGAGAATGTCAGGAAGGTGGAGGTTGCAATACTGTATCCAAACGGACAGGCGAAGATGTACAGGAGCAGGATCAGGGACGGTGAGGGAAAGATAGAGCTTTCGGTCCCCATGCCCGGGAAATTCCTCTCTTCTGTGGCTGTATACGGTAACGGAGGAATCAGGTACATGAAGGATTTCTCCTTCACGGGCAGCAGGCCGGCAGATGGTGCAGTCGAAACAGTCTCAGCAGTGAATCCCAATCTTGACAGGATCAGGAACCGCGCGATCAAGCTACCAGAGAATTTCCACGCTGACACTGTGCGTGCATGGCCAAATTCTACAGGATATACCCAGGCCCTGCAGAATCTGGCCTTCAGCATCTCGGATTCCTACCAGGACTTGAAAGGTGGCAAGCTCATAAGGAACCCGAACGTAAAAATACCGTCCTTCATTTTCGGGTCCGGAAATTTCGGGACAGTATTCAAGATCAGCTGTGATTCAAGGGATTACGCACTGAAGTGCTTCACGCGTGCAGCATTTGACCTGGCAGAGAGATATTACTTCATAAGCAGCTATCTCTCAGGCTTATCCCTACCCATGCTTGTGGGTTTCAACTACCTGACTTCGGCAGTGCGCACAATATCAAAGTCCGGCCAGTATTACCCGGTACTCAAGATGGACTGGATAGAGGGTACCAGCCTGAACTCGTACATTGAGTCAAACTACAGCTCCCAGCCAAAGATGAAAAAGCTGGCAGACGAATTCCTAAACACGATGATCACGCTCCATGACTATGGGATCGCTCACGGAGACCTGTCAGGCGACAATATACTCGTTGATGATTCAGGTAAACTTACCCTGATCGACTATGATGGAATGTACGTTCCACCATTCAATAGCAGGATCGCCCCTGAAAAAGGGCATGAACATTTCCAGCACCCTGGCAGGGGAAACCACTACTCCGAGGATCTTGACAATTTCTCTGTGCTTGTTATATACCTGTCCCTTTACGGGATATCGCGAAATCCAGAACTGTGGAAATACAACGGCAGTGATGGTGACAAACTGATCCTGTCGTCAGGAGACTTCCTTAAGCCGGACGAATCAGGCGTTATAAATGACCTGAAGGCCATTGGAGGGAGGACCAGGAAACTTGTAAACCTCCTACTGGAAGCTCTAAACAGGGACCCACTGTGGAAAGGCACAGAGCCGTCCCGGATCAGGAGCCTAAAGTAA
- a CDS encoding antiporter inner membrane protein, whose protein sequence is MPSGTIKVNKPPPPPIVGPPPKSTKYKGVKHTIMVMSGKGGVGKSTIAVNLAVTLAKKGLKVGVIDADINGPDDPKMLGVDKEKVYADESGISPVDTKYGVKVISMAFLLPTEETAVVWRGALRHKAIQQFIEDVVWKDMDYVILDLPPGTGDEALSISQIVPEVEGVVIVITPQDVALLDAKKAINFADQMKIKVLGIVENMSGFVCPHCGEISYIFKTGGGEKAAIEHKVPFLGRVPLSPDVVETADEGIPIVTRNEKIMKIFEDIVSGITQQNPA, encoded by the coding sequence ATGCCATCCGGAACAATAAAAGTTAACAAGCCTCCACCACCGCCAATTGTCGGTCCACCTCCGAAATCGACCAAATACAAGGGCGTCAAGCATACCATAATGGTAATGAGCGGCAAGGGAGGAGTCGGAAAGTCAACCATAGCAGTGAATCTAGCAGTTACACTGGCTAAGAAGGGACTGAAGGTCGGGGTTATAGATGCCGACATCAACGGCCCGGATGATCCAAAGATGCTCGGGGTCGACAAGGAGAAGGTCTATGCGGATGAGAGCGGAATCTCGCCTGTAGATACAAAATATGGCGTGAAGGTCATATCAATGGCGTTCCTGCTGCCTACGGAAGAAACAGCTGTGGTCTGGAGAGGTGCCCTGAGGCACAAGGCCATACAGCAGTTCATAGAGGATGTCGTGTGGAAGGACATGGACTATGTGATCCTTGATCTCCCTCCCGGCACCGGAGATGAAGCCCTGAGCATTTCACAGATTGTACCGGAAGTTGAAGGAGTGGTAATTGTCATAACACCACAGGACGTTGCCCTCCTTGACGCCAAAAAGGCTATCAACTTTGCCGACCAGATGAAGATAAAGGTACTGGGCATAGTGGAGAACATGAGCGGATTCGTCTGCCCGCACTGCGGAGAGATAAGCTATATATTCAAGACAGGAGGCGGCGAGAAAGCTGCCATTGAACATAAAGTTCCGTTCCTCGGCCGCGTACCGCTTTCACCTGATGTTGTCGAGACCGCTGATGAGGGGATCCCAATAGTCACCAGAAACGAGAAAATCATGAAGATATTCGAGGACATCGTTTCAGGGATCACGCAGCAGAATCCTGCATAA